From Vigna unguiculata cultivar IT97K-499-35 chromosome 5, ASM411807v1, whole genome shotgun sequence, the proteins below share one genomic window:
- the LOC114184832 gene encoding shikimate O-hydroxycinnamoyltransferase-like, which translates to MTISVEESIMVQPAEATPRKVLWNSDLDLLVGNYHLPTVYFYKPNGASNFFNANILKQALSKTLVLFNPMAARLRHGEDHRVEIYCDGQGVLFVEAHATVAMDNFIHTFHHRNLIPAVDYCAGIETYPIVVLQVTYFKCGGVSLGVGIQHHVVDGASSLHFINAWSDVARGIDISVPPFIDRTLLRAREPPQPAFPHHEYQLSRPRINTTTTTNTDVVASILKVSGEHVNILKGKYKEDGNTMKYSSYEMLAAHIWRSVCRARGLPDEEETRLYIPIDGRSRLEPALPPGYLGNVIFSTIPTALVGDLLSKPTCYAANKIHNAIMRMDNPYLRSALDYLQLQPDLSALVRGPHTFGTPNVGINSWAKFPIYDADFGWGRPIFMRPGWIAHEGLAIIIPSSENDGTLYLAIALPPHHI; encoded by the exons ATGACGATCAGTGTGGAGGAGTCGATAATGGTGCAACCCGCGGAGGCGACACCGCGAAAGGTGTTGTGGAACTCAGACTTAGATTTGCTGGTGGGGAATTACCACCTTCCCACCGTCTATTTCTACAAACCAAACGGGGCTTCCAATTTCTTCAACGCCAACATTCTGAAACAAGCTCTGAGTAAGACCCTCGTCCTTTTTAACCCAATGGCCGCCCGTCTCCGTCACGGTGAAGACCACCGTGTGGAGATTTATTGTGACGGTCAGGGTGTACTTTTCGTCGAGGCTCATGCCACCGTTGCCATGGACAACTTCATTCACACCTTTCACCATCGCAACCTTATTCCCGCGGTGGATTATTGTGCCGGCATCGAAACATATCCGATAGTGGTATTACAG GtaacatatttcaaatgtgGAGGGGTGTCGTTAGGAGTCGGTATACAGCACCATGTAGTAGATGGAGCATCGAGTCTTCACTTCATCAATGCATGGTCCGATGTGGCTCGTGGCATTGACATTTCTGTTCCTCCATTTATTGACAGGACCTTACTTCGTGCCAGGGAGCCACCTCAACCAGCTTTTCCTCACCACGAATACCAGCTCTCACGACCCCGCAttaacaccaccaccaccaccaacaccgATGTGGTTGCTTCTATTCTAAAAGTGAGTGGTGAGCATGTCAACATCCTGAAGGGCAAATACAAAGAAGATGGCAACACAATGAAGTATAGCAGTTATGAGATGTTGGCAGCACATATATGGAGAAGTGTGTGCAGAGCAAGAGGGCTTCCTGATGAGGAGGAAACGAGACTGTATATTCCAATTGATGGAAGGTCAAGGCTGGAACCTGCTCTTCCTCCTGGTTACCTTGGCAATGTCATCTTCTCCACCATTCCCACAGCACTGGTTGGAGATCTGTTGTCGAAACCTACATGCTATGCTGCAAACAAAATCCATAATGCAATTATGAGAATGGACAACCCATATTTGAGGTCGGCTCTTGACTATCTACAGCTACAGCCTGATCTAAGTGCTCTTGTTCGTGGACCTCATACTTTTGGGACTCCAAATGTTGGTATCAATAGCTGGGCTAAGTTTCCAATCTATGATGCTGACTTTGGTTGGGGGAGACCAATCTTCATGAGACCTGGTTGGATTGCACACGAGGGTCTAGCAATCATAATTCCAAGCTCAGAAAATGATGGCACTTTGTATTTGGCAATCGCCCTACCGCCACATCATATATGA
- the LOC114185326 gene encoding rac-like GTP-binding protein RAC2, with protein MSTARFIKCVTVGDGAVGKTCMLISYTSNTFPTDYVPTVFDNFSANVVVDGSTINLGLWDTAGQEDYNRLRPLSYRGADVFLLAFSLLSRASYENISKKWIPELRHYAPTVPIVLVGTKLDLREDRQYLIDHPAATPITTVQGEELKKAIGAAVYIECSSKTQQNVKAVFDAAIKVVLQPPKPKKKRKKNRSCVFL; from the exons ATGAGTACTGCAAGATTCATCAAGTGTGTTACTGTGGGAGATGGAGCTGTGGGAAAGACCTGTATGCTCATCTCTTACACCAGCAACACCTTTCCCACG gacTATGTGCCTACAGTTTTTGACAACTTCAGTGCAAATGTGGTGGTTGATGGAAGCACAATTAATCTGGGATTATGGGACACTGCTG GACAGGAGGACTACAACAGGCTTAGGCCTTTGAGCTATAGAGGAGCTGATGTTTTTTTGCTGGCATTTTCCCTCCTCAGTAGAGCCAGCTATGAAAATATCTCTAAGAAG TGGATTCCTGAGCTGAGACATTATGCCCCAACTGTGCCAATTGTACTTGTGGGAACCAAACTTG ACTTGAGGGAAGACAGGCAGTATTTGATTGATCATCCTGCAGCCACACCTATAACTACTGTCCAG GGAGAAGAGCTGAAGAAGGCGATCGGTGCTGCTGTGTACATAGAATGCAGCTCAAAGACTCAGCAG AATGTGAAGGCTGTGTTTGATGCTGCAATCAAGGTTGTTTTGCAGCCACCAAAGCCGAAGAAAAAACGAAAGAAGAACAGATCCTGCGTTTTCCTTTAA